From a region of the Pyxidicoccus xibeiensis genome:
- a CDS encoding DUF2381 family protein yields the protein MLSEHPSSGPHSVYVKGKIVTTLRFEQPVDGSRTKMTGWEGRLEALAVVRNKVILEPLRDLHQDDGIPLVVTLVDGTEIPFLVKPPWRREEGKWPPILDQQIDVFKDQESYASMYAALKDAQKKNDALTEENERYREEENSIDHA from the coding sequence ATGCTGTCCGAGCACCCTTCTAGCGGCCCCCACTCCGTCTACGTGAAGGGGAAGATCGTCACGACCCTGCGATTCGAGCAGCCGGTAGACGGCAGCAGGACGAAGATGACGGGTTGGGAGGGGCGGCTCGAGGCGCTGGCGGTGGTCCGCAACAAGGTCATCCTCGAGCCCCTTCGGGACCTGCACCAGGACGATGGCATTCCCCTGGTGGTGACGCTGGTTGATGGGACCGAGATTCCGTTCCTCGTGAAGCCGCCGTGGAGAAGGGAGGAAGGAAAATGGCCGCCGATTCTCGACCAGCAGATCGACGTATTCAAAGACCAGGAGAGTTACGCGTCCATGTATGCGGCACTGAAGGACGCGCAAAAGAAGAACGACGCGCTCACTGAAGAGAATGAGCGCTACCGCGAGGAAGAGAATTCAATCGACCACGCCTGA
- a CDS encoding double-CXXCG motif protein, with protein sequence MRSGETASSTRYFELKTAEGHWSGTLRAERRWSLPGLETCPGCRATWAGILAYLRR encoded by the coding sequence ATGCGTTCCGGTGAGACAGCCTCCTCCACGCGATACTTCGAGCTGAAGACCGCCGAGGGGCACTGGAGCGGCACCCTCCGCGCTGAGCGGCGCTGGTCGCTGCCTGGGCTGGAGACCTGCCCAGGCTGCCGCGCGACTTGGGCAGGCATCCTTGCCTATCTTCGGAGGTGA
- a CDS encoding alpha/beta hydrolase, translated as MYRLLVSALLALSLAACSDDPPPPEPTDAGVDAGVPDDTDAGADAGTDAGTDAGTDGGSGSSRGSGKLPCDSTGTVTANNQTYTFCTAQVAGVELKIVEPRVGIVPQPMHLAIYLHGDGARAHTGNTAPRLQAPWAYEHDTLYVSALAPNRCAWWTKPSLTTCTDTATAADRDLDGANAQALVQVIDTLRKRWDLRNEPIFFGGSSGGSVFLTASFLPRYGDRYRGVYALGCGGEAPWSGELSWDSTRPELRGPTKLFYTYGDQDTYLTDIQASVSAYQGYSIPLEQNVVAGAAHCAFDHIGGVKDIWAGQLDAP; from the coding sequence ATGTACCGTCTCCTCGTCTCCGCCCTCCTCGCGCTGTCTCTCGCCGCGTGCTCCGACGACCCACCTCCTCCCGAGCCGACGGACGCGGGCGTGGATGCGGGCGTTCCGGATGACACGGATGCGGGAGCGGACGCAGGGACGGATGCGGGAACGGACGCCGGAACGGACGGTGGCTCGGGGAGCTCACGCGGCTCCGGGAAGCTGCCGTGTGACAGCACCGGCACGGTGACCGCCAACAACCAGACCTACACGTTCTGCACCGCGCAGGTGGCGGGCGTCGAGCTGAAGATCGTCGAGCCCCGGGTCGGCATCGTGCCCCAGCCGATGCACCTCGCCATCTATCTGCACGGCGACGGCGCGCGGGCGCACACGGGCAACACGGCCCCACGCCTCCAGGCGCCGTGGGCCTATGAGCACGACACGCTCTACGTGTCGGCGCTGGCACCGAACAGGTGCGCGTGGTGGACGAAGCCCTCGCTGACGACGTGCACGGACACCGCGACGGCGGCGGACCGGGACCTGGACGGAGCGAACGCACAGGCGCTGGTGCAGGTCATCGATACGCTGCGCAAGCGCTGGGACCTCCGCAACGAGCCCATCTTCTTCGGAGGCTCCTCGGGCGGCTCGGTGTTCCTCACCGCGAGCTTCCTGCCGAGGTACGGCGACCGCTACCGGGGCGTCTACGCGCTGGGATGCGGCGGCGAGGCGCCGTGGAGCGGCGAGCTGAGCTGGGACAGCACGCGGCCCGAGCTGCGCGGCCCGACGAAGCTGTTCTACACCTACGGCGACCAGGACACGTACCTCACGGACATCCAGGCCAGCGTCTCCGCGTACCAGGGCTACTCCATCCCGCTGGAGCAGAACGTCGTCGCGGGGGCGGCGCACTGCGCCTTCGACCACATCGGTGGGGTGAAGGACATCTGGGCCGGACAGCTCGACGCTCCATAG
- a CDS encoding RCC1-like domain-containing protein, which yields MSTGNHAVSSVVRAVWLVCVVVAGFSCGGGELLPGTEEHGTPLEVETARPEGARTQDWRLAAQDTLALESHNLVLKPDGTVWSWGLNYGGELGDGTTAHRGTPAQVPGLTGVTAVAVGNGYSLARRADGTAWVWGYNTYGQLGDGTTTGRLSPMQVPGLTGVAALAGSFSHSLALKSDGTVWAWGDNSGGQLGDGTTTQRLTPTQVPGLSQVTSVSGGHAFSVALKSDGTVWAWGDNTRGQLGNGTTTSRLTPAQVPGLTSVVVLKAAHSHVLAIRSDGTAWAWGDNWFGVLGLGDAAMTPRLVPTQIPGLTGVAFIDSGEHYSVALKTDGTVWAWGDNSYGLMGDGTGGIRLTPTQVPGLTGVTVLGVGRYHSLALKQDGTAWGWGRHDDFQYGNLGTAEYVVPVASQFTGAQRPAAGMYHSLVLKTDGTVWGSGNNSAGQLGDGTVTRRTTPTQVPGLTGVTSVSAGRNHSLAVTTGGSVWAWGDNSGGQLGDGSTTASRVPKQVAGLTGVSAVAAGDGFSLALKTDGTVWAWGRNNQGQLGDGTGLSRMTPTQVSSLTSMKAVATAPGASHVLALRTDGSVWAWGRNSQGQLGNGTTTQRLAPLRLANLTGIVALAVGGDHSLAVKTGGTVWAWGLNTYGQLGDGTVTRRLLPVQVPGVTGATALAAGHAHSLALISDGTVSAWGLNASGQLGDRTKSNRAAAVKVVGLTGAVALSAGHYYSLALRTNGTVYAWGDNVYGQFGNGRSGFSPTPVQIW from the coding sequence ATGAGCACAGGGAATCACGCCGTGTCCTCTGTCGTCCGAGCCGTCTGGCTGGTGTGCGTGGTGGTGGCGGGGTTCAGCTGTGGGGGCGGGGAGCTGCTCCCGGGCACGGAGGAGCATGGCACTCCGCTGGAGGTGGAGACGGCACGGCCGGAGGGTGCCCGGACGCAGGACTGGCGACTGGCGGCGCAGGACACGCTCGCGTTGGAGTCCCACAACCTGGTGTTGAAGCCGGACGGCACGGTGTGGTCCTGGGGCCTCAACTACGGTGGAGAGCTCGGGGATGGGACGACCGCCCATCGGGGCACGCCCGCGCAGGTGCCGGGCCTCACCGGAGTGACGGCGGTGGCGGTGGGCAACGGCTACTCGCTGGCGCGGCGAGCGGATGGCACGGCCTGGGTGTGGGGCTACAACACCTATGGGCAGCTGGGCGACGGGACGACCACCGGGCGGCTGTCGCCCATGCAGGTGCCGGGGCTCACGGGCGTGGCGGCCCTGGCGGGAAGCTTCAGTCACTCGCTGGCGCTGAAGTCGGACGGCACCGTCTGGGCCTGGGGTGACAACAGCGGGGGGCAGCTGGGGGATGGGACGACCACCCAGCGGCTGACGCCCACGCAGGTGCCGGGCCTCTCCCAGGTGACGTCCGTGTCGGGAGGCCATGCCTTCTCGGTGGCGCTGAAGTCGGACGGCACCGTCTGGGCCTGGGGCGACAACACGCGCGGGCAACTGGGGAATGGGACGACGACGAGCCGCCTGACGCCCGCGCAGGTGCCGGGCCTCACCAGCGTGGTGGTCTTGAAGGCAGCTCACTCCCACGTCCTGGCCATCAGGTCGGATGGCACCGCCTGGGCCTGGGGTGACAACTGGTTCGGCGTGCTCGGGCTCGGGGATGCGGCGATGACCCCGCGACTGGTGCCCACCCAGATTCCCGGCCTCACCGGCGTCGCGTTCATTGACTCGGGCGAACACTATTCGGTCGCGCTGAAGACGGATGGCACCGTCTGGGCCTGGGGCGACAACTCGTATGGGTTGATGGGAGATGGGACCGGCGGCATCAGGCTGACGCCCACGCAGGTGCCGGGCCTCACCGGCGTGACGGTCCTGGGCGTGGGCCGTTATCACTCGCTGGCGCTGAAGCAGGACGGCACCGCCTGGGGCTGGGGCCGTCACGACGACTTCCAGTACGGGAACCTCGGCACCGCTGAGTATGTGGTGCCCGTCGCCTCCCAGTTCACCGGCGCCCAGCGGCCGGCAGCAGGCATGTATCACTCGCTGGTGTTGAAGACAGACGGCACCGTCTGGGGTTCGGGCAACAACAGCGCCGGTCAGCTGGGAGATGGAACCGTCACGCGACGGACGACGCCCACGCAGGTTCCCGGGCTCACCGGCGTCACGTCCGTGTCGGCGGGGCGCAATCACTCGCTGGCGGTGACGACGGGCGGCAGCGTCTGGGCCTGGGGTGACAACAGCGGGGGCCAGCTGGGCGATGGGAGCACCACCGCGAGCCGGGTTCCCAAGCAGGTGGCGGGGCTCACCGGCGTGAGCGCCGTGGCCGCGGGCGACGGCTTCTCGCTGGCGCTGAAGACGGACGGCACCGTCTGGGCGTGGGGGCGCAACAACCAGGGGCAGCTCGGGGACGGAACGGGGCTTTCCCGGATGACACCCACCCAGGTGTCCAGCCTCACCAGCATGAAGGCCGTGGCGACGGCCCCTGGCGCGAGCCATGTGCTGGCGCTGAGGACGGACGGCAGCGTCTGGGCCTGGGGCCGCAACTCGCAGGGCCAGCTGGGCAATGGGACGACCACCCAGCGGCTGGCGCCGCTCCGGCTGGCGAACCTCACCGGCATCGTGGCCCTGGCGGTGGGGGGCGACCACTCGCTGGCGGTGAAGACGGGCGGCACCGTCTGGGCCTGGGGCCTCAATACCTACGGCCAGCTGGGAGACGGGACGGTGACCCGGCGGCTGCTGCCCGTCCAGGTGCCCGGCGTCACGGGGGCGACGGCCCTTGCGGCGGGCCATGCCCACTCGCTGGCCCTCATCTCGGATGGCACCGTCTCGGCATGGGGCCTCAACGCCTCGGGCCAGCTGGGGGACCGGACGAAGAGCAACCGGGCGGCTGCGGTCAAGGTGGTGGGCCTGACCGGCGCGGTGGCCCTGTCCGCGGGCCACTACTACTCGCTGGCGCTGAGGACGAATGGCACCGTCTACGCCTGGGGCGACAACGTCTACGGACAGTTCGGAAACGGCAGGTCGGGGTTCTCTCCCACGCCGGTCCAGATCTGGTGA
- a CDS encoding ABC transporter permease has translation MFGRRSQEDFDAEVRAHLELETERLRAQGLSPAEAERVARRNFGNVAAAGDRFRDVQPFAWAEGFGRDLRHAWRALLRTPGFLITTVSTLALAIGAVAGMFSVVNAVLVQPLPFPEPERLVALTGTAPGSDQPERFDLGADFYLQYKEHSKLLDGITQLDSGTATLRVDTRVERVRMAWPTYDLYSTLGVRPQLGRLPVPEDGEGVVVISDQLWTSWFGRDPSVIGRSYFVSDDMKQVVGVMPPEFRFPNDETVLWIANPMRLEQVRPGQLGALTVARMKPGVTLEQLDQELTALSKELPARFGGPPSYARLIESHRAVAVPLLDRMVGSTARTSLWLLLGAVSLALLIACANVTNLFLVRAEGRVSDLAVRRALGAAPAQLVRSQLAEALLVAVPAGLLAICLSAVTLPLFVAAAPQGLPRLGAAGLDLATVATTFGLVLLCALVCGAAPALRAASANLHSMRDGGRAATAQRHGFRNGLVIGQTALALVLLIGAALLLQSFNRLRNVDPGYDTDGLYTFQFAPEQPHLTDGPSWGRMHAAFMERLRTMPGVTAVGVVNNIPLDEATSTARFRTDTMAEDDSGTLLARNFTGGDYFRAMGIDLLQGRAFTSDEAFTPNSNVVVSWSAAQQLWPRESPLGQSLRHVLGDNTVLPFTVVGVVEDVKQDDWREAGEAVVYFPLTGPTPTSWRLSSPAYVIKSPRADSLQGEVREHVRQVAPEAPVYREYTMEFLARRSTVELSFTMLTFAVVSGLTLLLAAVGLYGVLSSVVSARTREIGVRMALGATPGAVRRQVVSQGTRVVVIGVAIGVAAAFASTRYLGALLYEVKATEPALFLLTSGFMVVLGVLASYMPARRASSVDPVVSLRSE, from the coding sequence ATGTTCGGACGCCGGTCGCAGGAAGACTTTGACGCGGAGGTCCGCGCCCACCTCGAGCTGGAGACGGAGCGGCTGCGGGCGCAGGGCCTGTCGCCCGCGGAGGCCGAGCGGGTCGCCCGGCGCAACTTCGGCAACGTCGCCGCCGCGGGGGACCGGTTCCGCGACGTGCAGCCGTTCGCGTGGGCGGAGGGCTTCGGCCGGGACCTGCGCCACGCGTGGCGGGCGCTGCTGCGCACGCCGGGCTTCCTCATCACCACGGTCAGCACCCTCGCCCTGGCGATCGGCGCGGTCGCGGGGATGTTCAGCGTCGTCAACGCCGTCCTGGTGCAGCCCCTCCCGTTCCCGGAGCCGGAGCGGCTGGTCGCCCTGACCGGCACGGCCCCGGGGTCGGACCAGCCGGAGCGCTTCGACCTCGGGGCCGACTTCTACCTGCAATACAAAGAGCATTCGAAGCTGCTCGACGGCATCACCCAGCTCGACTCGGGGACCGCGACGCTGCGCGTGGACACGCGAGTCGAGCGCGTGCGGATGGCATGGCCGACCTACGACCTGTACTCCACGCTCGGCGTGCGCCCCCAGCTCGGGCGCCTCCCTGTCCCGGAGGATGGAGAAGGCGTCGTCGTCATCAGCGACCAGCTGTGGACGAGCTGGTTCGGGCGCGACCCCTCCGTCATCGGGAGGTCGTACTTCGTCTCGGACGACATGAAGCAGGTCGTCGGCGTCATGCCCCCGGAGTTCCGCTTCCCGAACGACGAGACGGTGCTGTGGATCGCCAACCCCATGCGGCTCGAGCAGGTCCGTCCCGGCCAGCTCGGCGCCCTCACCGTGGCGCGCATGAAGCCGGGCGTGACGCTCGAGCAGCTCGACCAGGAGCTGACGGCGCTCTCCAAGGAGCTGCCGGCCCGCTTCGGCGGCCCGCCGAGCTACGCCCGCCTCATCGAGAGTCACCGGGCGGTGGCGGTGCCGCTGCTCGACCGGATGGTGGGCAGCACCGCCCGCACCTCGCTCTGGCTCCTGCTGGGTGCCGTGTCCCTCGCCCTCCTCATCGCATGCGCGAACGTCACCAACCTGTTTCTCGTCCGCGCCGAGGGCCGCGTCTCCGACCTGGCCGTGCGCCGGGCCCTGGGGGCGGCGCCGGCACAGCTGGTGCGGTCCCAGCTGGCCGAGGCACTCTTGGTGGCGGTGCCCGCGGGCCTGCTGGCCATCTGCCTCAGCGCAGTGACGCTGCCGCTCTTCGTGGCCGCTGCGCCGCAGGGCCTTCCGCGGCTCGGCGCCGCGGGACTTGACCTGGCGACGGTCGCGACCACGTTCGGGCTCGTCCTGCTCTGCGCGCTCGTCTGCGGCGCCGCCCCCGCGCTGCGCGCCGCGTCCGCGAACCTCCACAGCATGCGCGACGGCGGTCGCGCAGCGACGGCGCAGCGACACGGGTTCCGCAATGGGCTCGTGATCGGGCAGACCGCACTCGCGCTGGTGCTGCTCATCGGCGCCGCGCTGCTGCTGCAGAGCTTCAATCGCCTGCGCAACGTGGACCCGGGCTACGACACCGACGGCCTCTACACCTTCCAGTTCGCGCCCGAGCAGCCGCACCTCACCGACGGGCCGTCCTGGGGCCGGATGCACGCCGCGTTCATGGAACGGCTACGGACGATGCCCGGCGTCACCGCGGTCGGGGTCGTCAACAACATCCCGCTCGACGAGGCGACCTCGACGGCGCGCTTCCGCACCGACACGATGGCCGAGGACGACAGCGGCACCCTGCTCGCCCGCAACTTCACCGGGGGCGACTATTTCCGCGCGATGGGGATCGACCTGCTGCAGGGGCGTGCGTTCACGAGCGACGAGGCGTTCACGCCGAACAGCAACGTGGTCGTCAGCTGGTCTGCGGCGCAGCAGCTCTGGCCCCGCGAGAGCCCGCTGGGCCAGAGCCTGCGCCACGTCCTCGGCGACAACACCGTGCTGCCCTTCACCGTGGTGGGCGTGGTGGAGGACGTGAAGCAGGACGACTGGCGCGAGGCCGGAGAGGCGGTCGTCTACTTCCCGCTGACCGGGCCCACCCCGACATCGTGGAGGCTGAGCTCGCCCGCGTACGTCATCAAGTCGCCGCGCGCGGACTCGCTGCAGGGCGAGGTGCGCGAGCACGTACGCCAGGTCGCCCCCGAGGCCCCCGTCTACCGCGAGTACACGATGGAGTTCCTGGCGCGGAGGTCGACCGTGGAGCTGTCCTTCACGATGCTCACGTTCGCCGTGGTGTCCGGACTGACGCTGCTGCTCGCCGCGGTCGGGCTCTACGGGGTGCTGTCGTCCGTCGTCTCCGCGCGGACGCGGGAGATCGGCGTGCGGATGGCGCTCGGGGCGACCCCCGGGGCGGTGCGGCGGCAGGTGGTGTCACAGGGCACGAGGGTCGTCGTCATCGGTGTGGCCATCGGCGTCGCAGCCGCCTTTGCCTCCACCCGCTACCTGGGCGCGCTGCTCTACGAGGTCAAGGCGACCGAGCCGGCGCTCTTCCTCCTGACGTCGGGCTTCATGGTCGTCCTCGGAGTCCTGGCGAGCTACATGCCCGCGCGGCGCGCCAGCAGTGTCGACCCGGTGGTGTCGCTGCGGAGCGAGTGA
- a CDS encoding MupA/Atu3671 family FMN-dependent luciferase-like monooxygenase, with protein sequence MKNVEDVYRFTASQRELLSQPRPETRLEHLHAPFRGAVDEPALENALRELARRHTALRTAFFMQGLAEPMQVIREKVAPTLERVDATALPEGGLDAWLAADLQRGMNLTAAPLVRLSLLRTGPDAGVLVLGYHAAVLDAGSARLCLEELLRLYKTLREQGDAGLEKARPFREYLSWTEQQGAAEVETRWRELLRDARPTLLPELSSGSDATAAHRVQQQLLSPTDTGNVQAFLRKHKLELGTLVQAAWALLLRHLTGSTDVVFGAQVPGRPAPLFQGRPLLGHFAHVLPRRLPLPADGSPLRWLRGLQAELTGAQRHEHVSTAQVRQWLGLPEDAPLFQSVVAVWEAPEEDSLKPLARSLGLQGFTRSAPSPSFPLYVEAVPGPRLALRLHHDSHRFAPLDVIRLSGQLAALLETLVSQPDRDVSSLGDVVDAAGRAAGEGSWGTVTAGTTPAPEELRALLAQHPEVRAVAVRAEGNALVAHVVPAHRRTKKLDFGLFFFADEDSGAGDKYHLLLEAAKFADQHGFTSVSTPERHFHEHGGIYPNPAMLASALATITRNVSLRAGSVVLPLQSPFRVAEEWSIVDNLSKGRAGISIASGWVPNDFAFFPENFARKRDVMWENLEQVERLWRGEAVTTKDGVGKEVQLRVFPRPIQPRLPTWVTCATDPALFERTGAGGYNVLTSLLGQPLEEALEKLGLYHAAADKAGRARDSRIATLMMHTFVGRDADEVLDKVRAPLTAYLRAHVALMQTLVKSLDLQVDINEPKWADYLASYAFERYYRSGALIGTVTSCLPMVDRLMAGDVDEVACLIDFGVDTDSVLDSLTHLADLKRLAQDDALRMGRVLSEYLEERVVGYRPTLDIRLVDSLPE encoded by the coding sequence ATGAAGAACGTCGAGGACGTCTACCGTTTCACCGCCTCGCAGCGCGAGCTGCTGTCCCAGCCGCGGCCCGAGACCCGCCTGGAGCACCTCCACGCGCCCTTCCGCGGCGCCGTGGACGAGCCCGCCCTCGAGAATGCCCTCCGCGAGCTGGCCCGCCGGCACACCGCCCTGCGCACCGCCTTCTTCATGCAGGGCCTCGCCGAGCCCATGCAGGTCATCCGGGAGAAGGTCGCTCCCACCCTGGAGCGCGTGGACGCCACGGCCCTCCCGGAGGGCGGACTGGACGCATGGCTGGCTGCTGACCTCCAGCGCGGAATGAATCTCACCGCCGCGCCGCTGGTGCGGCTGTCGCTGCTGCGCACCGGGCCGGACGCAGGAGTGCTCGTCCTCGGGTATCACGCCGCGGTGCTCGACGCGGGCTCGGCTCGGCTGTGCCTGGAAGAGCTGCTGCGCCTCTACAAGACCCTGCGCGAGCAGGGGGACGCCGGCCTGGAGAAGGCCCGCCCCTTCCGTGAGTACCTGTCGTGGACGGAGCAGCAGGGCGCCGCCGAGGTGGAGACGCGCTGGCGAGAGCTGCTGCGCGACGCCCGGCCGACGCTGCTTCCCGAGCTGTCCTCCGGAAGTGACGCCACGGCCGCGCATCGGGTACAGCAGCAACTGCTGTCGCCCACGGACACGGGCAACGTGCAGGCCTTCCTGCGCAAGCACAAGCTGGAGCTGGGCACGCTCGTCCAGGCCGCGTGGGCCCTGCTGCTGCGCCACCTCACCGGCAGCACCGACGTGGTGTTCGGCGCCCAGGTGCCGGGCCGACCTGCCCCGCTGTTCCAGGGCCGGCCCCTGCTGGGACACTTCGCGCACGTGCTGCCGCGACGCCTGCCCCTCCCCGCGGATGGCAGCCCCCTGCGCTGGCTGCGCGGGCTCCAGGCCGAGCTGACCGGGGCGCAGCGCCACGAGCACGTCTCCACCGCGCAGGTGCGCCAGTGGCTCGGCCTGCCGGAGGACGCGCCCCTCTTCCAGAGCGTCGTGGCCGTCTGGGAGGCGCCGGAGGAGGACTCGCTCAAGCCCCTGGCCCGGAGCCTGGGCCTCCAGGGCTTCACACGCTCGGCCCCGTCACCGTCCTTCCCGCTGTACGTGGAGGCCGTTCCCGGCCCCCGGCTGGCGCTGCGCCTGCACCATGACTCGCACCGCTTCGCGCCCCTGGACGTCATCCGCCTGTCGGGCCAGCTCGCGGCCCTGCTGGAGACGCTCGTCTCCCAGCCGGACCGCGACGTGTCCTCGCTGGGCGACGTGGTGGACGCAGCGGGCCGGGCCGCCGGAGAGGGCTCGTGGGGCACCGTCACCGCCGGCACCACGCCCGCGCCCGAGGAACTGCGCGCCCTGCTGGCCCAGCACCCCGAGGTACGCGCCGTCGCCGTGCGCGCCGAGGGCAATGCCCTGGTGGCCCATGTGGTGCCCGCCCACCGCAGGACGAAGAAGCTGGACTTCGGCCTGTTCTTCTTCGCGGACGAGGACTCCGGCGCCGGGGACAAGTACCACCTGCTGCTGGAGGCGGCGAAGTTCGCGGACCAGCACGGCTTCACCTCCGTCTCCACCCCGGAGCGCCACTTCCACGAGCACGGCGGCATCTACCCCAACCCCGCCATGCTCGCGTCCGCGCTGGCCACCATCACCCGCAACGTGAGCCTGCGCGCCGGCAGCGTCGTGCTCCCCCTCCAGAGCCCGTTCCGCGTCGCGGAGGAGTGGTCCATCGTCGACAACCTCTCCAAAGGCCGCGCCGGCATCTCCATCGCCTCCGGCTGGGTGCCCAACGACTTCGCCTTCTTCCCGGAGAACTTCGCGCGCAAGCGCGACGTCATGTGGGAGAACCTCGAGCAGGTGGAGCGGCTGTGGCGCGGTGAGGCCGTGACGACGAAGGACGGCGTGGGCAAGGAAGTGCAGCTGCGCGTCTTCCCCCGCCCCATCCAGCCCCGCCTGCCCACCTGGGTGACGTGCGCCACGGACCCCGCCCTCTTCGAGCGCACCGGCGCGGGCGGCTACAACGTCCTCACCTCGCTGCTCGGGCAGCCCCTCGAGGAGGCGCTGGAGAAGCTCGGCCTCTACCACGCGGCCGCGGACAAGGCCGGGCGGGCCCGGGACTCGCGCATCGCCACGCTGATGATGCACACCTTCGTCGGGCGTGACGCGGACGAGGTGCTCGACAAGGTCCGCGCGCCCCTCACCGCGTACCTGCGCGCGCACGTGGCGCTGATGCAGACGCTGGTGAAGAGCCTGGACCTCCAGGTGGACATCAACGAGCCGAAGTGGGCGGACTACCTCGCCTCCTATGCCTTCGAGCGCTACTACCGCTCTGGCGCGCTGATCGGCACCGTGACGTCCTGCCTCCCCATGGTGGACCGGCTCATGGCCGGCGACGTGGACGAGGTGGCGTGCCTCATCGACTTCGGCGTGGACACCGACTCCGTGCTGGACAGCCTCACCCACCTGGCCGACCTCAAGCGCCTGGCCCAGGATGACGCGCTGCGCATGGGGCGCGTCCTGTCCGAGTACCTGGAGGAACGAGTGGTAGGATATCGCCCCACCCTCGACATCCGCCTCGTCGACTCCCTACCGGAGTGA
- a CDS encoding PadR family transcriptional regulator: MPTQDAQPTRGQLLQGTLDLLVLRILALGSHHGHGIAMAIQARSGNELLVDHGSLYPALQRLESRKWIRGEWGVSENGRRARFYSLTAAGRNQFAIETGRWNRLVESIARVMSPGPTPEGA; encoded by the coding sequence ATGCCTACTCAAGACGCCCAACCGACCCGCGGCCAGCTGCTTCAGGGCACGCTCGATCTGCTCGTCCTCCGCATCCTCGCGCTCGGCTCGCACCACGGGCACGGCATCGCCATGGCCATCCAGGCGAGGTCGGGCAACGAGCTCCTCGTCGACCACGGCTCGCTGTACCCCGCGCTGCAGCGCCTGGAGAGCCGCAAGTGGATCCGCGGTGAGTGGGGCGTCTCCGAGAACGGCCGGCGCGCGCGCTTCTACTCGCTCACGGCCGCGGGCCGTAACCAGTTCGCCATCGAGACCGGGCGCTGGAACCGGCTGGTGGAGTCCATCGCCCGGGTCATGTCGCCAGGCCCCACGCCGGAGGGCGCGTGA